Proteins encoded together in one Ictidomys tridecemlineatus isolate mIctTri1 chromosome 3, mIctTri1.hap1, whole genome shotgun sequence window:
- the Mtnap1 gene encoding mitochondrial nucleoid-associated protein 1 isoform X5, which yields MRDLPPRMEVCPYCKKPFKRLKSHLPYCKMREPTISADQKVYPSKPATLPRAKKMKGPTKDLIQTKGRELETESEERNTKLTRDKSEQLLLSSLSAVGPEKANTAKDQSHLSLTVPKHTEPKTASQGETKARLDASDNTSAERELAQDRLESERSRCDPSEMEAALLVGPVELSLSNQDRKYSSALPDEVRATSVNLKSGTIDPQGQGLPVKLIDVSMADNHCSPRNLSKGVQRLRVSMWSKERHSRERGCLPGASADAGDTETLEKKSASPTVGLHVSPLGEIQVKENQGKGLGLGVEACGSKGNAEGSGSATEVQEQASVSHGSEHFNTGASASEGKLEDAGPFPILFTPQEVAYSEFLSASKSDNQSLVSLAIKSLQEEKAQFCNHQQVPGVKLLAEIEARILEPRSGCGPPALYTGFPQSLHAAQHPFSKSSLISYFGTAERKRPPSSVGLEWFPELYPGYLGLGVLPGKPQYWNSVAQKPQLSSPQGESVSQGWIRCNTTVKKSGIGGITMLFTGYFILCCSWSFQHLKLQRWRK from the exons ATGCGTGATCTTCCACCCAGAATGGAAGTGTGCCCTTATTGTAAGAAGCCATTTAAGCGATTAAAATCTCACTTGCCATACTGTAAGATGAGAGAACCAACCATATCTGCTGATCAGAAAGTTTATCCATCCAAGCCAGCTACTCTTCCACGTGCTAAAAAAATGAAGGGACCAACCAAGGACTTAATTCAAACTAAAGGGAGAGAGTTAGAGACAGAGAGTGAGGAAAGAAATACCAAACTGACAAGGGACAAATCAGAACAGTTGTTGCTCTCTTCGCTATCAGCTGTTGGCCCAGAAAAAGCAAATACTGCAAAGGATCAAAGCCATCTGTCCTTGACAGTGCCAAAGCACACTGAACCAAAGACAGCTTCCCAAGGTGAAACTAAGGCTCGGCTTGATGCATCAGATAACACCTCTGCTGAAAGAGAACTTGCCCAAGATCGGCTTGAATCAGAGAGAAGTAGATGTGATCCTTCAGAAATGGAAGCAGCTTTACTGGTTGGCCCAGTGGAACTTTCTTTGTCAAATCAAGATAGAAAATACTCCTCAGCCCTGCCTGATGAGGTACGAGCCACTTCTGTTAATCTGAAATCAGGCACAATTGATCCCCAAGGACAAGGGCTTCCAGTTAAATTAATAGATGTATCCATGGCTGATAATCATTGTTCTCCAAGGAATCTGAGCAAAGGAGTTCAAAGGTTAAGAGTATCCATGTGGAGCAAAGAAAGACATTCCAGAGAAAGAGGCTGCCTCCCAGGAGCCTCTGCTGACGCTGGTGACACTGAGACTCTGGAAAAGAAGTCAGCATCACCCACTGTGGGCCTTCATGTTAGCCCATTAGGTGAAATCCAAGTCAAGGAGAACCAAGGAAAAGGACTTGGCCTTGGAGTAGAAGCCTGTGGGAGCAAAGGGAATGCAGAGGGAAGTGGGTCTGCCACAGAAGTGCAGGAGCAGGCCTCCGTGAGCCATGGCTCTGAGCACTTTAACACTGGCGCTTCAGCCTCAGAGGGGAAGTTGGAAGATGCAGGTCCATTTCCAATTCTGTTCACTCCACAGGAGGTAGCTTACAGTGAGTTTCTTTCTGCATCAAAGTCAGATAATCAAAGTCTTGTTTCTCTGGCTATAAAATCTCTTCAAGAAGAGAAAGCACAATTCTGCAATCATCAGCAGGTTCCTGGTGTAAAGTTATTAGCTGAGATTGAGGCACGAATTCTGGAGCCCAGATCTGGCTGTGGGCCCCCAGCATTGTACACTGGGTTCCCGCAGTCTCTGCATGCAGCTCAGCATCCATTTTCTAAAAGCTCCTTAATCAGTTATTTTGGTACTGCTGAAAGAAAGAGGCCTCCTAGCTCTGTGGGGTTGGAGTGGTTTCCAGAGCTCTATCCTGGTTATCTTGGACTAGGGGTATTGCCGGGGAAGCCTCAGTATTGGAACTCAGTGGCCCAGAAGCCCCAGCTCTCCAGTCCTCAGGGAGAAAGTGTCTCACAAG GCTGGATCAGGTGCAACACCACGGTGAAGAAGAGTGGGATTGGTGGCATCACTATGCTCTTCACGGGGTACTTCATCCTCTGCTGTAGCTGGAGCTTCCAGCATCTGA AGCTGCAGCGCTGGCGTAAGTAA
- the Mtnap1 gene encoding mitochondrial nucleoid-associated protein 1 isoform X2: MRDLPPRMEVCPYCKKPFKRLKSHLPYCKMREPTISADQKVYPSKPATLPRAKKMKGPTKDLIQTKGRELETESEERNTKLTRDKSEQLLLSSLSAVGPEKANTAKDQSHLSLTVPKHTEPKTASQGETKARLDASDNTSAERELAQDRLESERSRCDPSEMEAALLVGPVELSLSNQDRKYSSALPDEVRATSVNLKSGTIDPQGQGLPVKLIDVSMADNHCSPRNLSKGVQRLRVSMWSKERHSRERGCLPGASADAGDTETLEKKSASPTVGLHVSPLGEIQVKENQGKGLGLGVEACGSKGNAEGSGSATEVQEQASVSHGSEHFNTGASASEGKLEDAGPFPILFTPQEVAYSEFLSASKSDNQSLVSLAIKSLQEEKAQFCNHQQVPGVKLLAEIEARILEPRSGCGPPALYTGFPQSLHAAQHPFSKSSLISYFGTAERKRPPSSVGLEWFPELYPGYLGLGVLPGKPQYWNSVAQKPQLSSPQGESVSQGWIRCNTTVKKSGIGGITMLFTGYFILCCSWSFQHLTLAGASLSEPQRPAGRAEQELRKVTLSLLQADQSRHILHGSHSMPRLKVRMQLAEHL, encoded by the exons ATGCGTGATCTTCCACCCAGAATGGAAGTGTGCCCTTATTGTAAGAAGCCATTTAAGCGATTAAAATCTCACTTGCCATACTGTAAGATGAGAGAACCAACCATATCTGCTGATCAGAAAGTTTATCCATCCAAGCCAGCTACTCTTCCACGTGCTAAAAAAATGAAGGGACCAACCAAGGACTTAATTCAAACTAAAGGGAGAGAGTTAGAGACAGAGAGTGAGGAAAGAAATACCAAACTGACAAGGGACAAATCAGAACAGTTGTTGCTCTCTTCGCTATCAGCTGTTGGCCCAGAAAAAGCAAATACTGCAAAGGATCAAAGCCATCTGTCCTTGACAGTGCCAAAGCACACTGAACCAAAGACAGCTTCCCAAGGTGAAACTAAGGCTCGGCTTGATGCATCAGATAACACCTCTGCTGAAAGAGAACTTGCCCAAGATCGGCTTGAATCAGAGAGAAGTAGATGTGATCCTTCAGAAATGGAAGCAGCTTTACTGGTTGGCCCAGTGGAACTTTCTTTGTCAAATCAAGATAGAAAATACTCCTCAGCCCTGCCTGATGAGGTACGAGCCACTTCTGTTAATCTGAAATCAGGCACAATTGATCCCCAAGGACAAGGGCTTCCAGTTAAATTAATAGATGTATCCATGGCTGATAATCATTGTTCTCCAAGGAATCTGAGCAAAGGAGTTCAAAGGTTAAGAGTATCCATGTGGAGCAAAGAAAGACATTCCAGAGAAAGAGGCTGCCTCCCAGGAGCCTCTGCTGACGCTGGTGACACTGAGACTCTGGAAAAGAAGTCAGCATCACCCACTGTGGGCCTTCATGTTAGCCCATTAGGTGAAATCCAAGTCAAGGAGAACCAAGGAAAAGGACTTGGCCTTGGAGTAGAAGCCTGTGGGAGCAAAGGGAATGCAGAGGGAAGTGGGTCTGCCACAGAAGTGCAGGAGCAGGCCTCCGTGAGCCATGGCTCTGAGCACTTTAACACTGGCGCTTCAGCCTCAGAGGGGAAGTTGGAAGATGCAGGTCCATTTCCAATTCTGTTCACTCCACAGGAGGTAGCTTACAGTGAGTTTCTTTCTGCATCAAAGTCAGATAATCAAAGTCTTGTTTCTCTGGCTATAAAATCTCTTCAAGAAGAGAAAGCACAATTCTGCAATCATCAGCAGGTTCCTGGTGTAAAGTTATTAGCTGAGATTGAGGCACGAATTCTGGAGCCCAGATCTGGCTGTGGGCCCCCAGCATTGTACACTGGGTTCCCGCAGTCTCTGCATGCAGCTCAGCATCCATTTTCTAAAAGCTCCTTAATCAGTTATTTTGGTACTGCTGAAAGAAAGAGGCCTCCTAGCTCTGTGGGGTTGGAGTGGTTTCCAGAGCTCTATCCTGGTTATCTTGGACTAGGGGTATTGCCGGGGAAGCCTCAGTATTGGAACTCAGTGGCCCAGAAGCCCCAGCTCTCCAGTCCTCAGGGAGAAAGTGTCTCACAAG GCTGGATCAGGTGCAACACCACGGTGAAGAAGAGTGGGATTGGTGGCATCACTATGCTCTTCACGGGGTACTTCATCCTCTGCTGTAGCTGGAGCTTCCAGCATCTGA CACTGGCAGGAGCCTCCCTGAGTGAGCCACAGCGCCCAGCTGGCAGGGCAGAGCAGGAACTCCGGAAAGTCACCCTGAGCCTCCTGCAGGCAGACCAGTCCCGCCACATCCTGCACGGGAGCCACAGCATGCCCAGGCTGAAGGTGAGAATGCAGCTTGCTGAGCACTTGTGA
- the Mtnap1 gene encoding mitochondrial nucleoid-associated protein 1 isoform X3 produces MRDLPPRMEVCPYCKKPFKRLKSHLPYCKMREPTISADQKVYPSKPATLPRAKKMKGPTKDLIQTKGRELETESEERNTKLTRDKSEQLLLSSLSAVGPEKANTAKDQSHLSLTVPKHTEPKTASQGETKARLDASDNTSAERELAQDRLESERSRCDPSEMEAALLVGPVELSLSNQDRKYSSALPDEVRATSVNLKSGTIDPQGQGLPVKLIDVSMADNHCSPRNLSKGVQRLRVSMWSKERHSRERGCLPGASADAGDTETLEKKSASPTVGLHVSPLGEIQVKENQGKGLGLGVEACGSKGNAEGSGSATEVQEQASVSHGSEHFNTGASASEGKLEDAGPFPILFTPQEVAYSEFLSASKSDNQSLVSLAIKSLQEEKAQFCNHQQVPGVKLLAEIEARILEPRSGCGPPALYTGFPQSLHAAQHPFSKSSLISYFGTAERKRPPSSVGLEWFPELYPGYLGLGVLPGKPQYWNSVAQKPQLSSPQGESVSQVPLLGRSSTGLRSLEPPARLTTSSFPLRRLLGAVHKGWIRCNTTVKKSGIGGITMLFTGYFILCCSWSFQHLKLQRWRK; encoded by the exons ATGCGTGATCTTCCACCCAGAATGGAAGTGTGCCCTTATTGTAAGAAGCCATTTAAGCGATTAAAATCTCACTTGCCATACTGTAAGATGAGAGAACCAACCATATCTGCTGATCAGAAAGTTTATCCATCCAAGCCAGCTACTCTTCCACGTGCTAAAAAAATGAAGGGACCAACCAAGGACTTAATTCAAACTAAAGGGAGAGAGTTAGAGACAGAGAGTGAGGAAAGAAATACCAAACTGACAAGGGACAAATCAGAACAGTTGTTGCTCTCTTCGCTATCAGCTGTTGGCCCAGAAAAAGCAAATACTGCAAAGGATCAAAGCCATCTGTCCTTGACAGTGCCAAAGCACACTGAACCAAAGACAGCTTCCCAAGGTGAAACTAAGGCTCGGCTTGATGCATCAGATAACACCTCTGCTGAAAGAGAACTTGCCCAAGATCGGCTTGAATCAGAGAGAAGTAGATGTGATCCTTCAGAAATGGAAGCAGCTTTACTGGTTGGCCCAGTGGAACTTTCTTTGTCAAATCAAGATAGAAAATACTCCTCAGCCCTGCCTGATGAGGTACGAGCCACTTCTGTTAATCTGAAATCAGGCACAATTGATCCCCAAGGACAAGGGCTTCCAGTTAAATTAATAGATGTATCCATGGCTGATAATCATTGTTCTCCAAGGAATCTGAGCAAAGGAGTTCAAAGGTTAAGAGTATCCATGTGGAGCAAAGAAAGACATTCCAGAGAAAGAGGCTGCCTCCCAGGAGCCTCTGCTGACGCTGGTGACACTGAGACTCTGGAAAAGAAGTCAGCATCACCCACTGTGGGCCTTCATGTTAGCCCATTAGGTGAAATCCAAGTCAAGGAGAACCAAGGAAAAGGACTTGGCCTTGGAGTAGAAGCCTGTGGGAGCAAAGGGAATGCAGAGGGAAGTGGGTCTGCCACAGAAGTGCAGGAGCAGGCCTCCGTGAGCCATGGCTCTGAGCACTTTAACACTGGCGCTTCAGCCTCAGAGGGGAAGTTGGAAGATGCAGGTCCATTTCCAATTCTGTTCACTCCACAGGAGGTAGCTTACAGTGAGTTTCTTTCTGCATCAAAGTCAGATAATCAAAGTCTTGTTTCTCTGGCTATAAAATCTCTTCAAGAAGAGAAAGCACAATTCTGCAATCATCAGCAGGTTCCTGGTGTAAAGTTATTAGCTGAGATTGAGGCACGAATTCTGGAGCCCAGATCTGGCTGTGGGCCCCCAGCATTGTACACTGGGTTCCCGCAGTCTCTGCATGCAGCTCAGCATCCATTTTCTAAAAGCTCCTTAATCAGTTATTTTGGTACTGCTGAAAGAAAGAGGCCTCCTAGCTCTGTGGGGTTGGAGTGGTTTCCAGAGCTCTATCCTGGTTATCTTGGACTAGGGGTATTGCCGGGGAAGCCTCAGTATTGGAACTCAGTGGCCCAGAAGCCCCAGCTCTCCAGTCCTCAGGGAGAAAGTGTCTCACAAG TTCCTTTGTTGGGAAGAAGTTCGACTGGTTTAAGGAGTTTGGAGCCCCCGGCCAGGCTTACCACCTCCAGCTTTCCTCTGAGGAGGCTCTTGGGAGCTGTGCACAAAG GCTGGATCAGGTGCAACACCACGGTGAAGAAGAGTGGGATTGGTGGCATCACTATGCTCTTCACGGGGTACTTCATCCTCTGCTGTAGCTGGAGCTTCCAGCATCTGA AGCTGCAGCGCTGGCGTAAGTAA
- the Mtnap1 gene encoding mitochondrial nucleoid-associated protein 1 isoform X10, which yields MGSEGLGKDTVPLLGRSSTGLRSLEPPARLTTSSFPLRRLLGAVHKGWIRCNTTVKKSGIGGITMLFTGYFILCCSWSFQHLTLAGASLSEPQRPAGRAEQELRKVTLSLLQADQSRHILHGSHSMPRLKVRMQLAEHL from the exons ATGGGATCCGAAGGATTGGGAAAAGACACAG TTCCTTTGTTGGGAAGAAGTTCGACTGGTTTAAGGAGTTTGGAGCCCCCGGCCAGGCTTACCACCTCCAGCTTTCCTCTGAGGAGGCTCTTGGGAGCTGTGCACAAAG GCTGGATCAGGTGCAACACCACGGTGAAGAAGAGTGGGATTGGTGGCATCACTATGCTCTTCACGGGGTACTTCATCCTCTGCTGTAGCTGGAGCTTCCAGCATCTGA CACTGGCAGGAGCCTCCCTGAGTGAGCCACAGCGCCCAGCTGGCAGGGCAGAGCAGGAACTCCGGAAAGTCACCCTGAGCCTCCTGCAGGCAGACCAGTCCCGCCACATCCTGCACGGGAGCCACAGCATGCCCAGGCTGAAGGTGAGAATGCAGCTTGCTGAGCACTTGTGA
- the Mtnap1 gene encoding mitochondrial nucleoid-associated protein 1 isoform X1, translating into MRDLPPRMEVCPYCKKPFKRLKSHLPYCKMREPTISADQKVYPSKPATLPRAKKMKGPTKDLIQTKGRELETESEERNTKLTRDKSEQLLLSSLSAVGPEKANTAKDQSHLSLTVPKHTEPKTASQGETKARLDASDNTSAERELAQDRLESERSRCDPSEMEAALLVGPVELSLSNQDRKYSSALPDEVRATSVNLKSGTIDPQGQGLPVKLIDVSMADNHCSPRNLSKGVQRLRVSMWSKERHSRERGCLPGASADAGDTETLEKKSASPTVGLHVSPLGEIQVKENQGKGLGLGVEACGSKGNAEGSGSATEVQEQASVSHGSEHFNTGASASEGKLEDAGPFPILFTPQEVAYSEFLSASKSDNQSLVSLAIKSLQEEKAQFCNHQQVPGVKLLAEIEARILEPRSGCGPPALYTGFPQSLHAAQHPFSKSSLISYFGTAERKRPPSSVGLEWFPELYPGYLGLGVLPGKPQYWNSVAQKPQLSSPQGESVSQVPLLGRSSTGLRSLEPPARLTTSSFPLRRLLGAVHKGWIRCNTTVKKSGIGGITMLFTGYFILCCSWSFQHLTLAGASLSEPQRPAGRAEQELRKVTLSLLQADQSRHILHGSHSMPRLKVRMQLAEHL; encoded by the exons ATGCGTGATCTTCCACCCAGAATGGAAGTGTGCCCTTATTGTAAGAAGCCATTTAAGCGATTAAAATCTCACTTGCCATACTGTAAGATGAGAGAACCAACCATATCTGCTGATCAGAAAGTTTATCCATCCAAGCCAGCTACTCTTCCACGTGCTAAAAAAATGAAGGGACCAACCAAGGACTTAATTCAAACTAAAGGGAGAGAGTTAGAGACAGAGAGTGAGGAAAGAAATACCAAACTGACAAGGGACAAATCAGAACAGTTGTTGCTCTCTTCGCTATCAGCTGTTGGCCCAGAAAAAGCAAATACTGCAAAGGATCAAAGCCATCTGTCCTTGACAGTGCCAAAGCACACTGAACCAAAGACAGCTTCCCAAGGTGAAACTAAGGCTCGGCTTGATGCATCAGATAACACCTCTGCTGAAAGAGAACTTGCCCAAGATCGGCTTGAATCAGAGAGAAGTAGATGTGATCCTTCAGAAATGGAAGCAGCTTTACTGGTTGGCCCAGTGGAACTTTCTTTGTCAAATCAAGATAGAAAATACTCCTCAGCCCTGCCTGATGAGGTACGAGCCACTTCTGTTAATCTGAAATCAGGCACAATTGATCCCCAAGGACAAGGGCTTCCAGTTAAATTAATAGATGTATCCATGGCTGATAATCATTGTTCTCCAAGGAATCTGAGCAAAGGAGTTCAAAGGTTAAGAGTATCCATGTGGAGCAAAGAAAGACATTCCAGAGAAAGAGGCTGCCTCCCAGGAGCCTCTGCTGACGCTGGTGACACTGAGACTCTGGAAAAGAAGTCAGCATCACCCACTGTGGGCCTTCATGTTAGCCCATTAGGTGAAATCCAAGTCAAGGAGAACCAAGGAAAAGGACTTGGCCTTGGAGTAGAAGCCTGTGGGAGCAAAGGGAATGCAGAGGGAAGTGGGTCTGCCACAGAAGTGCAGGAGCAGGCCTCCGTGAGCCATGGCTCTGAGCACTTTAACACTGGCGCTTCAGCCTCAGAGGGGAAGTTGGAAGATGCAGGTCCATTTCCAATTCTGTTCACTCCACAGGAGGTAGCTTACAGTGAGTTTCTTTCTGCATCAAAGTCAGATAATCAAAGTCTTGTTTCTCTGGCTATAAAATCTCTTCAAGAAGAGAAAGCACAATTCTGCAATCATCAGCAGGTTCCTGGTGTAAAGTTATTAGCTGAGATTGAGGCACGAATTCTGGAGCCCAGATCTGGCTGTGGGCCCCCAGCATTGTACACTGGGTTCCCGCAGTCTCTGCATGCAGCTCAGCATCCATTTTCTAAAAGCTCCTTAATCAGTTATTTTGGTACTGCTGAAAGAAAGAGGCCTCCTAGCTCTGTGGGGTTGGAGTGGTTTCCAGAGCTCTATCCTGGTTATCTTGGACTAGGGGTATTGCCGGGGAAGCCTCAGTATTGGAACTCAGTGGCCCAGAAGCCCCAGCTCTCCAGTCCTCAGGGAGAAAGTGTCTCACAAG TTCCTTTGTTGGGAAGAAGTTCGACTGGTTTAAGGAGTTTGGAGCCCCCGGCCAGGCTTACCACCTCCAGCTTTCCTCTGAGGAGGCTCTTGGGAGCTGTGCACAAAG GCTGGATCAGGTGCAACACCACGGTGAAGAAGAGTGGGATTGGTGGCATCACTATGCTCTTCACGGGGTACTTCATCCTCTGCTGTAGCTGGAGCTTCCAGCATCTGA CACTGGCAGGAGCCTCCCTGAGTGAGCCACAGCGCCCAGCTGGCAGGGCAGAGCAGGAACTCCGGAAAGTCACCCTGAGCCTCCTGCAGGCAGACCAGTCCCGCCACATCCTGCACGGGAGCCACAGCATGCCCAGGCTGAAGGTGAGAATGCAGCTTGCTGAGCACTTGTGA
- the Mtnap1 gene encoding mitochondrial nucleoid-associated protein 1 isoform X7: MRDLPPRMEVCPYCKKPFKRLKSHLPYCKMREPTISADQKVYPSKPATLPRAKKMKGPTKDLIQTKGRELETESEERNTKLTRDKSEQLLLSSLSAVGPEKANTAKDQSHLSLTVPKHTEPKTASQGETKARLDASDNTSAERELAQDRLESERSRCDPSEMEAALLVGPVELSLSNQDRKYSSALPDEVRATSVNLKSGTIDPQGQGLPVKLIDVSMADNHCSPRNLSKGVQRLRVSMWSKERHSRERGCLPGASADAGDTETLEKKSASPTVGLHVSPLGEIQVKENQGKGLGLGVEACGSKGNAEGSGSATEVQEQASVSHGSEHFNTGASASEGKLEDAGPFPILFTPQEVAYIPLLGRSSTGLRSLEPPARLTTSSFPLRRLLGAVHKGWIRCNTTVKKSGIGGITMLFTGYFILCCSWSFQHLTLAGASLSEPQRPAGRAEQELRKVTLSLLQADQSRHILHGSHSMPRLKVRMQLAEHL, translated from the exons ATGCGTGATCTTCCACCCAGAATGGAAGTGTGCCCTTATTGTAAGAAGCCATTTAAGCGATTAAAATCTCACTTGCCATACTGTAAGATGAGAGAACCAACCATATCTGCTGATCAGAAAGTTTATCCATCCAAGCCAGCTACTCTTCCACGTGCTAAAAAAATGAAGGGACCAACCAAGGACTTAATTCAAACTAAAGGGAGAGAGTTAGAGACAGAGAGTGAGGAAAGAAATACCAAACTGACAAGGGACAAATCAGAACAGTTGTTGCTCTCTTCGCTATCAGCTGTTGGCCCAGAAAAAGCAAATACTGCAAAGGATCAAAGCCATCTGTCCTTGACAGTGCCAAAGCACACTGAACCAAAGACAGCTTCCCAAGGTGAAACTAAGGCTCGGCTTGATGCATCAGATAACACCTCTGCTGAAAGAGAACTTGCCCAAGATCGGCTTGAATCAGAGAGAAGTAGATGTGATCCTTCAGAAATGGAAGCAGCTTTACTGGTTGGCCCAGTGGAACTTTCTTTGTCAAATCAAGATAGAAAATACTCCTCAGCCCTGCCTGATGAGGTACGAGCCACTTCTGTTAATCTGAAATCAGGCACAATTGATCCCCAAGGACAAGGGCTTCCAGTTAAATTAATAGATGTATCCATGGCTGATAATCATTGTTCTCCAAGGAATCTGAGCAAAGGAGTTCAAAGGTTAAGAGTATCCATGTGGAGCAAAGAAAGACATTCCAGAGAAAGAGGCTGCCTCCCAGGAGCCTCTGCTGACGCTGGTGACACTGAGACTCTGGAAAAGAAGTCAGCATCACCCACTGTGGGCCTTCATGTTAGCCCATTAGGTGAAATCCAAGTCAAGGAGAACCAAGGAAAAGGACTTGGCCTTGGAGTAGAAGCCTGTGGGAGCAAAGGGAATGCAGAGGGAAGTGGGTCTGCCACAGAAGTGCAGGAGCAGGCCTCCGTGAGCCATGGCTCTGAGCACTTTAACACTGGCGCTTCAGCCTCAGAGGGGAAGTTGGAAGATGCAGGTCCATTTCCAATTCTGTTCACTCCACAGGAGGTAGCTTACA TTCCTTTGTTGGGAAGAAGTTCGACTGGTTTAAGGAGTTTGGAGCCCCCGGCCAGGCTTACCACCTCCAGCTTTCCTCTGAGGAGGCTCTTGGGAGCTGTGCACAAAG GCTGGATCAGGTGCAACACCACGGTGAAGAAGAGTGGGATTGGTGGCATCACTATGCTCTTCACGGGGTACTTCATCCTCTGCTGTAGCTGGAGCTTCCAGCATCTGA CACTGGCAGGAGCCTCCCTGAGTGAGCCACAGCGCCCAGCTGGCAGGGCAGAGCAGGAACTCCGGAAAGTCACCCTGAGCCTCCTGCAGGCAGACCAGTCCCGCCACATCCTGCACGGGAGCCACAGCATGCCCAGGCTGAAGGTGAGAATGCAGCTTGCTGAGCACTTGTGA
- the Mtnap1 gene encoding mitochondrial nucleoid-associated protein 1 isoform X8, with protein MRDLPPRMEVCPYCKKPFKRLKSHLPYCKMREPTISADQKVYPSKPATLPRAKKMKGPTKDLIQTKGRELETESEERNTKLTRDKSEQLLLSSLSAVGPEKANTAKDQSHLSLTVPKHTEPKTASQGETKARLDASDNTSAERELAQDRLESERSRCDPSEMEAALLVGPVELSLSNQDRKYSSALPDEVRATSVNLKSGTIDPQGQGLPVKLIDVSMADNHCSPRNLSKGVQRLRVSMWSKERHSRERGCLPGASADAGDTETLEKKSASPTVGLHVSPLGEIQVKENQGKGLGLGVEACGSKGNAEGSGSATEVQEQASVSHGSEHFNTGASASEGKLEDAGPFPILFTPQEVAYSWIRCNTTVKKSGIGGITMLFTGYFILCCSWSFQHLTLAGASLSEPQRPAGRAEQELRKVTLSLLQADQSRHILHGSHSMPRLKVRMQLAEHL; from the exons ATGCGTGATCTTCCACCCAGAATGGAAGTGTGCCCTTATTGTAAGAAGCCATTTAAGCGATTAAAATCTCACTTGCCATACTGTAAGATGAGAGAACCAACCATATCTGCTGATCAGAAAGTTTATCCATCCAAGCCAGCTACTCTTCCACGTGCTAAAAAAATGAAGGGACCAACCAAGGACTTAATTCAAACTAAAGGGAGAGAGTTAGAGACAGAGAGTGAGGAAAGAAATACCAAACTGACAAGGGACAAATCAGAACAGTTGTTGCTCTCTTCGCTATCAGCTGTTGGCCCAGAAAAAGCAAATACTGCAAAGGATCAAAGCCATCTGTCCTTGACAGTGCCAAAGCACACTGAACCAAAGACAGCTTCCCAAGGTGAAACTAAGGCTCGGCTTGATGCATCAGATAACACCTCTGCTGAAAGAGAACTTGCCCAAGATCGGCTTGAATCAGAGAGAAGTAGATGTGATCCTTCAGAAATGGAAGCAGCTTTACTGGTTGGCCCAGTGGAACTTTCTTTGTCAAATCAAGATAGAAAATACTCCTCAGCCCTGCCTGATGAGGTACGAGCCACTTCTGTTAATCTGAAATCAGGCACAATTGATCCCCAAGGACAAGGGCTTCCAGTTAAATTAATAGATGTATCCATGGCTGATAATCATTGTTCTCCAAGGAATCTGAGCAAAGGAGTTCAAAGGTTAAGAGTATCCATGTGGAGCAAAGAAAGACATTCCAGAGAAAGAGGCTGCCTCCCAGGAGCCTCTGCTGACGCTGGTGACACTGAGACTCTGGAAAAGAAGTCAGCATCACCCACTGTGGGCCTTCATGTTAGCCCATTAGGTGAAATCCAAGTCAAGGAGAACCAAGGAAAAGGACTTGGCCTTGGAGTAGAAGCCTGTGGGAGCAAAGGGAATGCAGAGGGAAGTGGGTCTGCCACAGAAGTGCAGGAGCAGGCCTCCGTGAGCCATGGCTCTGAGCACTTTAACACTGGCGCTTCAGCCTCAGAGGGGAAGTTGGAAGATGCAGGTCCATTTCCAATTCTGTTCACTCCACAGGAGGTAGCTTACA GCTGGATCAGGTGCAACACCACGGTGAAGAAGAGTGGGATTGGTGGCATCACTATGCTCTTCACGGGGTACTTCATCCTCTGCTGTAGCTGGAGCTTCCAGCATCTGA CACTGGCAGGAGCCTCCCTGAGTGAGCCACAGCGCCCAGCTGGCAGGGCAGAGCAGGAACTCCGGAAAGTCACCCTGAGCCTCCTGCAGGCAGACCAGTCCCGCCACATCCTGCACGGGAGCCACAGCATGCCCAGGCTGAAGGTGAGAATGCAGCTTGCTGAGCACTTGTGA